A genomic region of Micromonospora sp. NBRC 110009 contains the following coding sequences:
- a CDS encoding glycoside hydrolase family 3 protein, with product MSERIVGADPDLAGLAAAVLQPGFVGTSPPPWVRRWLGEGLGSVVLFARNIVDHDQLAALTATLRAERPDVIVAIDEEAGDVTRIESARGSSRPGNFALGAVDDPALTEEVARDLGTELATVGVTLDYAPDADVNSNPANPVIGVRSFGADPALVARHTAAWVRGLQSGGVAACAKHFPGHGDTRVDSHHDLPRIGGDRARLDAVELAPFRAAVAAGAQAVMTGHLLVPALDPELPATLSPRILGGLLRDELGFQGVVVTDAVEMRAVADRYGFAGATVRALAAGADAICVGGERAGEADAVELRDAIVAAVVAGELPEERLAEAAKRVGQLAAWTVAARAGRPVAPRGTGSPIGLAAARRALRVVTGAAGLLPLAGPAHVVEFAPPRNLAIGDETPWGIAAPLADLVPGTTTARYADGEVPADPAAGSAGRPLVLVVRDLHRHDWMRDAVDRALASRPDAVVVELGVPVLVTGAVHLATHGATRAAAYAAAELLTGAR from the coding sequence ATGAGCGAGCGGATCGTGGGAGCGGACCCAGACCTGGCGGGCCTCGCCGCCGCCGTACTGCAACCCGGGTTCGTCGGCACCAGCCCGCCGCCATGGGTGCGCCGCTGGCTGGGCGAAGGGCTCGGCTCGGTGGTCCTCTTCGCCCGCAACATCGTCGACCACGACCAGCTCGCCGCGCTCACCGCGACGCTGCGGGCCGAGCGCCCCGACGTGATCGTGGCGATCGACGAGGAGGCGGGCGACGTCACCCGGATCGAGTCGGCCCGGGGCAGCTCCCGGCCGGGCAACTTCGCCCTCGGCGCGGTCGACGACCCGGCGCTGACCGAGGAGGTCGCCCGCGACCTCGGCACCGAGCTGGCCACCGTGGGCGTCACCCTGGACTACGCCCCGGACGCCGACGTCAACTCCAACCCGGCCAACCCGGTCATCGGGGTCCGCTCGTTCGGCGCCGACCCGGCCCTGGTGGCCCGGCACACCGCCGCCTGGGTACGCGGGCTCCAGTCGGGCGGCGTGGCCGCCTGCGCCAAGCACTTCCCCGGCCACGGCGACACCCGGGTCGACTCCCACCACGACCTGCCCCGCATCGGCGGCGACCGGGCCCGGCTGGACGCGGTCGAGCTGGCCCCGTTCCGGGCCGCGGTGGCCGCCGGGGCGCAGGCGGTGATGACCGGGCACCTGCTGGTGCCGGCGCTCGACCCGGAGCTGCCGGCCACGCTCAGCCCGCGCATCCTCGGCGGACTGCTCCGCGACGAGCTGGGCTTCCAGGGGGTGGTGGTGACCGACGCGGTGGAGATGCGGGCGGTCGCCGACCGGTACGGCTTCGCCGGGGCGACCGTGCGGGCCCTGGCCGCCGGGGCCGACGCGATCTGCGTGGGCGGTGAGCGGGCCGGCGAGGCGGACGCGGTGGAGCTGCGGGACGCCATCGTGGCCGCGGTCGTCGCCGGGGAGCTGCCGGAGGAGCGGCTGGCCGAGGCGGCCAAGCGGGTCGGCCAGCTCGCCGCCTGGACCGTCGCGGCCCGCGCCGGCCGGCCGGTCGCACCCCGCGGCACCGGCTCGCCGATCGGGCTGGCCGCCGCCCGCCGGGCGCTGCGGGTGGTCACCGGCGCGGCGGGGCTGCTGCCGCTGGCCGGCCCGGCGCACGTGGTGGAGTTCGCGCCGCCCCGCAACCTGGCCATCGGCGACGAGACCCCGTGGGGGATCGCCGCGCCGCTGGCCGACCTGGTGCCCGGCACCACCACGGCCCGGTACGCCGACGGCGAGGTGCCGGCCGACCCGGCGGCCGGATCGGCCGGCCGCCCCCTGGTACTGGTCGTGCGCGACCTGCACCGGCACGACTGGATGCGGGACGCGGTGGACCGGGCCCTGGCGTCCCGCCCGGACGCGGTGGTCGTCGAGCTGGGCGTGCCCGTCCTGGTCACCGGCGCGGTGCACCTGGCCACCCACGGCGCCACCCGGGCCGCCGCGTACGCCGCCGCCGAACTGCTCACCGGGGCCCGCTGA
- a CDS encoding cysteine desulfurase-like protein has product MPFDIARTRAAYPALSEGFVHFDGAGGTQTARPVIDAVAAAMGAAIGNRSSAFVPGRRSLDLVAAARSAVADLVGGDPGGVVLGPSATALTYTLARTLGATWRQGDEVVVSRLDHDANVRPWVQAAAAAGATVRWAEFDRVTGELPAGQYEELVSERTRLVAVTAGSNAIGTAPDVAAIAKTAHAAGALVCVDGVHAVPHGPTDLASLGADFLVTSAYKWSGPHLAAMVADPARWAALRPAKLLPSSDVVPDRFEYGTPSFPLLAGVAAAVDHLATLDPDATGGRRGRVVAGLAAAQAHEEVVFERLLAGLAAHPAVTVYGSPVRRCPTVSFRVAGSSPAQTAAALGAAGFCLSSGDYYAYEYFQTMGLRDSGGAVRASVYHYNTVDEVDRLLAELDRLAGPGETMAG; this is encoded by the coding sequence ATGCCGTTCGACATCGCCCGCACCCGGGCCGCGTACCCCGCCCTGAGCGAGGGCTTCGTCCACTTCGACGGCGCCGGGGGCACCCAGACCGCCCGGCCGGTGATCGACGCGGTCGCCGCCGCGATGGGCGCCGCGATCGGCAACCGGAGCAGCGCCTTCGTCCCCGGCCGGCGGTCGCTGGACCTGGTTGCCGCCGCCCGCTCGGCGGTGGCGGACCTGGTCGGCGGGGACCCGGGGGGCGTGGTGCTGGGGCCGAGCGCCACGGCCCTGACGTACACCCTGGCCCGGACGCTCGGCGCGACCTGGCGCCAGGGCGACGAGGTGGTGGTCTCCCGGCTGGACCACGACGCGAACGTCCGGCCGTGGGTGCAGGCGGCCGCGGCGGCCGGCGCGACCGTCCGGTGGGCCGAGTTCGACCGGGTGACCGGGGAGCTGCCCGCCGGCCAGTACGAGGAGTTGGTCTCCGAGCGCACCCGGCTGGTGGCGGTGACGGCCGGCAGCAACGCCATCGGCACCGCGCCGGACGTGGCGGCGATCGCCAAGACCGCGCACGCGGCCGGCGCGCTGGTCTGCGTGGACGGGGTGCACGCGGTGCCGCACGGCCCCACCGACCTGGCGTCGCTCGGCGCGGACTTCCTGGTCACCAGCGCGTACAAGTGGTCGGGTCCGCATCTGGCGGCGATGGTCGCCGACCCGGCCCGGTGGGCGGCGCTGCGCCCGGCGAAGCTGCTCCCCTCCTCCGACGTGGTCCCGGACCGGTTCGAGTACGGCACGCCGAGCTTCCCGCTGCTCGCCGGGGTGGCCGCCGCGGTGGACCACCTGGCCACCCTGGACCCGGACGCGACGGGCGGCCGCCGGGGCCGGGTCGTCGCCGGCCTGGCCGCCGCCCAGGCGCACGAGGAGGTCGTCTTCGAGCGGCTGCTCGCCGGCCTGGCCGCCCACCCGGCCGTCACCGTGTACGGCTCCCCCGTCCGGCGCTGCCCGACGGTGTCGTTCCGGGTGGCCGGGTCGTCGCCGGCACAGACGGCGGCGGCGCTGGGCGCGGCCGGTTTCTGTCTCTCCTCCGGCGACTACTACGCCTACGAGTACTTCCAGACGATGGGGCTGCGGGACAGCGGCGGCGCGGTCCGGGCCAGCGTCTACCACTACAACACCGTGGACGAGGTGGACCGGTTGCTGGCCGAACTGGACCGGCTGGCCGGTCCCGGGGAGACAATGGCCGGGTGA
- a CDS encoding phage holin family protein — translation MADVASRSTSRNGSEPSTAELVQRATEQVSRLVRDELALARAELTKKGKHAGIGIGLFGGGGVMALYGAGALVAAVILLLALVMPAWLAALIVAVALFLLAGIFALVGKKQVSRAVPPVPEATVRSVRADVDTVTAAVKDGRRA, via the coding sequence ATGGCTGACGTCGCGAGTCGCAGCACGTCCCGGAACGGGAGCGAGCCGTCCACCGCCGAACTGGTGCAGCGGGCCACCGAGCAGGTCTCCCGCCTGGTGCGGGACGAACTGGCCCTGGCCCGGGCGGAACTGACCAAGAAGGGCAAGCACGCGGGGATCGGGATCGGTCTGTTCGGCGGCGGCGGGGTGATGGCCCTCTACGGCGCCGGCGCGCTGGTCGCCGCGGTGATCCTGCTGCTGGCGCTGGTGATGCCCGCGTGGCTGGCCGCCCTGATCGTGGCGGTGGCGCTCTTCCTGCTCGCCGGGATCTTCGCCCTGGTCGGGAAGAAGCAGGTCAGCCGTGCCGTCCCGCCGGTGCCGGAGGCGACGGTCCGCAGCGTCCGGGCGGACGTGGACACCGTCACCGCCGCGGTGAAGGACGGGAGGCGGGCATGA
- a CDS encoding DUF4235 domain-containing protein, with amino-acid sequence MSNRIGKAAYKPVGVLLGLAAGTVAGVIFRQVWKVTAGDGEAPSATDEDRGWGEILAAAALQGAIFAVVRAAVDRSGAVGVRRLTGHWPN; translated from the coding sequence GTGAGCAACAGGATCGGCAAGGCCGCCTACAAGCCCGTCGGGGTGCTCCTCGGGCTGGCCGCCGGCACGGTCGCCGGAGTCATCTTCCGGCAGGTCTGGAAGGTCACGGCGGGCGACGGCGAGGCGCCCAGCGCCACCGACGAGGACCGTGGCTGGGGGGAGATCCTGGCCGCCGCGGCGCTGCAGGGCGCGATCTTCGCGGTCGTCCGGGCCGCCGTGGACCGGAGCGGGGCGGTCGGCGTACGCCGGCTCACCGGCCACTGGCCCAACTGA
- a CDS encoding GNAT family N-acetyltransferase yields MSFLVEDDPAERRFEILVDDALAGFTAYLPPSGAVLVFTHTEVEDRFRNMGVGSALIRGTLDQIRERGDRVVPECPFMAAFIDRHPRYADLVVPKP; encoded by the coding sequence GTGAGCTTCCTGGTCGAGGACGACCCCGCCGAGCGCCGCTTCGAGATCCTGGTCGACGACGCGCTGGCCGGGTTCACCGCGTACCTGCCGCCGAGCGGCGCGGTGCTGGTCTTCACGCACACCGAGGTGGAGGACCGGTTCCGGAACATGGGCGTGGGCTCGGCGCTGATCCGCGGCACCCTGGACCAGATCCGCGAGCGCGGCGACCGGGTGGTGCCGGAGTGCCCGTTCATGGCCGCGTTCATCGACCGGCACCCCCGGTACGCCGACCTGGTGGTCCCGAAGCCCTGA
- a CDS encoding cold-shock protein: MAQGTVKWFNADKGFGFITVDGGGADVFVHFSAIQSSGYRTLEENQRVEFEIAQGQKGPQAEQVRPI, encoded by the coding sequence ATGGCGCAGGGAACCGTGAAGTGGTTCAACGCTGACAAGGGCTTCGGCTTCATCACCGTCGACGGCGGGGGTGCTGACGTGTTCGTCCACTTCTCGGCCATCCAGTCCAGCGGCTACCGCACGCTGGAGGAGAACCAGCGGGTGGAGTTCGAGATCGCCCAGGGTCAGAAGGGTCCGCAGGCCGAGCAGGTCCGCCCCATCTGA
- a CDS encoding mechanosensitive ion channel family protein: MRSYLETAAAALVAAAVALLLVEVVHRLARRLGRRSLLMTELTDHSHRPFQVAATVLAVQFGVRFTTRYAVGSPWRQLVLHVLVLALIAAAAWLLASLLVVIEDTALARFRVDVPNNRHARRVRTQVVMLRRLTIAVVVILAVGVMLMTFPAVRGIGAGVLTSAGVVAAVAALAAQSLLGNVFAGIQLAFSDAVRLDDVVVVEGEWGRIEELTLSYVVVQIWDDRRLILPTSYFTRTPFQNWTRTEAAVLGTAEFDLDWAIPVQAMRQELRRLVESSELWDGRVCVLQVTDATGGTVTVRALVSAADAGSLWDLRCLVREHLVAWVRDHQPTALPRTRAEVGDASGALPWQAVRSRRPARRLPDTEMPDDARLFGGSEDGEARSEVFVGPDEPVDSRR; encoded by the coding sequence GTGCGGAGCTACCTCGAAACGGCCGCCGCCGCGCTCGTCGCGGCGGCGGTCGCGCTGTTGCTGGTCGAGGTGGTGCACCGGCTGGCCCGGCGGCTCGGCCGGCGTTCGCTGCTGATGACCGAGCTCACCGATCACTCGCACCGCCCCTTCCAGGTGGCCGCGACCGTGCTCGCCGTGCAGTTCGGCGTCCGGTTCACCACGCGCTACGCGGTGGGCAGCCCGTGGCGGCAGCTCGTCCTGCACGTCCTGGTGCTGGCGCTGATCGCCGCGGCGGCCTGGCTGCTGGCCTCGCTCCTGGTGGTGATCGAGGACACCGCGCTCGCTCGGTTCCGGGTGGACGTGCCGAACAACCGGCACGCCCGGCGGGTGCGGACCCAGGTGGTGATGCTGCGCCGGCTCACCATCGCGGTGGTGGTCATCCTGGCCGTGGGCGTGATGCTGATGACCTTCCCCGCCGTCCGCGGCATCGGCGCCGGCGTGCTGACCTCCGCCGGTGTGGTCGCCGCGGTCGCCGCCCTCGCCGCGCAGAGCCTGCTGGGCAACGTCTTCGCCGGCATCCAGCTCGCCTTCAGCGACGCGGTACGCCTCGACGACGTGGTCGTGGTGGAGGGGGAGTGGGGCCGGATCGAGGAGCTGACCCTCAGCTACGTGGTGGTGCAGATCTGGGACGACCGCCGGTTGATCCTGCCCACCTCGTACTTCACCAGGACCCCGTTCCAGAACTGGACCCGCACCGAGGCGGCGGTGCTCGGCACCGCCGAGTTCGACCTCGACTGGGCCATCCCGGTGCAGGCGATGCGGCAGGAGCTGCGCCGCCTGGTCGAGTCCAGCGAGCTGTGGGACGGCCGGGTCTGCGTGCTCCAGGTGACCGACGCCACCGGCGGCACGGTCACGGTGCGCGCCCTGGTCAGCGCCGCCGACGCGGGCAGCCTGTGGGACCTGCGCTGCCTGGTCCGCGAGCACCTGGTGGCCTGGGTCCGCGACCACCAGCCGACCGCGCTGCCCCGGACGCGCGCCGAGGTCGGCGACGCCTCGGGCGCGCTGCCCTGGCAGGCGGTGCGGTCGCGCCGGCCGGCCCGGCGGCTGCCCGACACCGAGATGCCGGACGACGCGCGGCTCTTCGGTGGCAGCGAGGACGGCGAGGCGCGCAGCGAGGTCTTCGTCGGCCCGGACGAGCCGGTCGACTCCCGCCGCTGA
- a CDS encoding adenosine deaminase, with translation MTDLPTFIAGLPKVELHVHHVGSASPRIVAELAARHEGRSPVPADPEALADYFAFRDFAHFIEVYLSVVDLIRDADDVWLLTHEVARELARQQVRYAELTVTPYSHVRRGIPAPAFCEAIEDARKRAEADFGIALRWCFDIPGEAGLPAAEETLRIALEQRPDGLISFGLGGPEIGVPRPQFKPYFDQARAAGLRSVPHAGETTGPETVWDALRELGAERIGHGISAALDPELLGHLAERQIALEVCPTSNVRTRAVATIEEHPLPQLVEAGVLVTVNSDDPPMFGTTLNDEYAVAARLLDAGPDGLAALARNAVTASFLEPAEKARISGEIDAYVAAATR, from the coding sequence GTGACCGACCTGCCCACCTTCATCGCCGGACTGCCCAAGGTGGAGCTGCACGTGCACCACGTCGGCTCCGCCTCGCCCCGGATCGTCGCCGAGCTGGCCGCCCGGCACGAGGGGCGCAGCCCGGTGCCGGCCGACCCGGAGGCGCTCGCCGACTACTTCGCGTTCCGCGACTTCGCCCACTTCATCGAGGTCTACCTCAGCGTCGTGGACCTGATCCGGGACGCCGACGACGTCTGGCTGCTCACCCACGAGGTGGCCCGGGAGCTGGCCCGGCAGCAGGTGCGCTACGCCGAGCTGACCGTCACGCCCTACTCGCACGTGCGCCGGGGCATCCCCGCGCCGGCGTTCTGCGAGGCGATCGAGGACGCCCGCAAGCGCGCCGAGGCGGACTTCGGCATCGCCCTGCGCTGGTGCTTCGACATCCCCGGCGAGGCCGGGCTGCCGGCCGCCGAGGAGACCCTGCGGATCGCGCTGGAGCAGCGGCCGGACGGTCTGATCAGCTTCGGCCTGGGCGGCCCGGAGATCGGCGTGCCCCGGCCGCAGTTCAAGCCTTACTTCGACCAGGCGCGGGCGGCGGGGCTGCGCTCGGTGCCGCACGCCGGCGAGACGACCGGCCCGGAGACCGTCTGGGACGCGCTGCGGGAGCTGGGCGCGGAGCGGATCGGCCACGGCATCTCCGCCGCGCTCGACCCGGAGCTGCTCGGCCACCTGGCCGAGCGGCAGATCGCGCTGGAGGTCTGCCCCACCTCCAACGTGCGTACCCGCGCCGTCGCGACGATCGAGGAGCACCCGCTGCCGCAGCTGGTCGAGGCGGGGGTGCTGGTCACCGTCAACTCCGACGACCCGCCGATGTTCGGCACCACGTTGAACGACGAGTACGCGGTCGCGGCCCGGCTGCTCGACGCCGGGCCGGACGGGCTCGCGGCGCTGGCCCGCAACGCGGTCACCGCGTCGTTCCTGGAGCCGGCGGAGAAGGCCCGGATCAGCGGTGAGATCGACGCCTACGTGGCGGCCGCGACGCGCTGA
- a CDS encoding HAMP domain-containing sensor histidine kinase: MCSLLALAFLLPLGLTLREQARDERLADAARRSALVTGALAVSTDPAVVRRAVAASGDDPALRPVVHGIGADESGGRADAAALARAGTERRSLVTEVPGGVLRLDPVVLGDKVAVVEVFVPDEVLDEGAAGRWLLLLTVAVALVGAAVIVVDRVAARAVDSTGELVKAATAIGDGDLGVRVEPTGPRELAEAGHAFNRMAERLVALRADERELVADLSHRLRTPLTALRLDAEALESDDTSIGTFSEAELDRRRGIRRIRQAIVTLEGEVDQLIKTTRKAVSPETAAATCDVSEVVRDRMVFWSALAGDQNRAHRVTGAQLRIPVSVPRAELAAALDAVIGNVFRYTPQGTAFEVAVSRRDGWVALRIDDAGPGIANPDRALRRGASDQGSTGLGLDIAKRVALQANGSVSIDRARLGGASVVMLLADPEATPRQASRFGLVGRMAREAREQKTGGRRWPRQR; this comes from the coding sequence ATGTGCAGCCTCCTCGCGCTCGCCTTCCTCCTCCCGCTCGGCCTCACCCTGCGCGAGCAGGCACGCGACGAGCGGCTGGCTGACGCGGCCCGGCGCAGTGCCCTGGTCACCGGCGCGCTCGCGGTCAGCACCGACCCGGCCGTGGTACGGCGGGCGGTGGCGGCCAGCGGGGACGACCCGGCGCTGCGGCCCGTCGTACACGGGATCGGGGCCGACGAGTCCGGCGGCCGCGCCGACGCGGCGGCGCTGGCGCGGGCCGGCACCGAACGCCGCTCCCTGGTCACCGAGGTGCCCGGCGGCGTGCTCCGGCTGGACCCCGTGGTGCTCGGCGACAAGGTCGCCGTGGTGGAGGTCTTCGTCCCCGACGAGGTGCTCGACGAGGGTGCCGCAGGGCGGTGGCTGCTGCTGCTCACGGTGGCGGTGGCGCTGGTCGGGGCCGCGGTGATCGTGGTCGACCGGGTCGCGGCCCGCGCCGTGGACTCGACCGGCGAGCTGGTCAAGGCGGCCACCGCGATCGGCGACGGCGACCTCGGCGTCCGCGTCGAGCCGACCGGCCCACGGGAGCTGGCCGAGGCCGGGCACGCCTTCAACCGGATGGCGGAACGGCTGGTCGCGCTGCGCGCCGACGAACGGGAGCTGGTCGCCGACCTCTCCCACCGGCTGCGCACCCCGCTGACCGCGCTGCGGCTGGACGCCGAGGCGCTGGAGTCCGACGACACCAGCATCGGCACGTTCAGCGAGGCCGAGCTGGACCGCCGGCGCGGCATCCGCCGCATCCGCCAGGCCATCGTCACCCTGGAGGGCGAGGTCGACCAGCTGATCAAGACCACCCGCAAGGCGGTCAGCCCGGAGACCGCCGCGGCGACCTGTGACGTCAGCGAGGTGGTCCGGGACCGGATGGTGTTCTGGTCGGCGCTCGCCGGCGACCAGAACCGGGCGCACCGGGTGACCGGCGCGCAGCTGCGCATCCCGGTGTCGGTCCCCCGGGCCGAGCTGGCCGCGGCCCTCGACGCGGTGATCGGCAACGTCTTCCGCTACACCCCGCAGGGCACCGCGTTCGAGGTGGCGGTCAGCCGGCGGGACGGGTGGGTGGCGCTCCGGATCGACGACGCCGGCCCGGGCATCGCCAACCCGGACCGGGCGCTGCGCCGGGGCGCCAGCGACCAGGGCTCCACCGGGCTGGGGCTGGACATCGCCAAGCGGGTCGCGTTGCAGGCCAACGGATCGGTCAGCATCGACCGGGCGCGGCTGGGCGGGGCGAGCGTGGTGATGCTGCTGGCCGATCCGGAGGCGACGCCGCGGCAGGCGAGCCGGTTCGGGCTGGTCGGTCGGATGGCCCGGGAGGCCCGGGAGCAGAAGACCGGCGGCCGCCGCTGGCCGCGCCAGCGGTGA
- a CDS encoding DUF3618 domain-containing protein, producing MTGNGTGDVAALREEIRRTRVELGETMELLAARADVKTLLRQSAEQAKARMREQAALTMARMRGRAAAKARRVRAQAYRKGGAVGRSPLPWAAVAAGAVATAVVLVIVRGRRR from the coding sequence ATGACCGGCAACGGGACCGGGGACGTGGCGGCGCTCCGCGAGGAGATCCGCCGGACCCGGGTGGAGCTGGGTGAGACGATGGAGCTGTTGGCCGCCAGGGCCGACGTCAAGACCCTGCTCCGGCAGTCCGCCGAGCAGGCGAAGGCGCGGATGCGGGAGCAGGCGGCGCTGACCATGGCCCGGATGCGCGGGCGGGCGGCGGCGAAGGCCCGGCGGGTCCGGGCGCAGGCGTACCGGAAGGGCGGGGCGGTCGGGCGCAGCCCGCTGCCGTGGGCGGCCGTGGCGGCCGGCGCCGTGGCCACCGCCGTGGTGCTGGTGATCGTGCGGGGGAGGCGCAGGTGA
- a CDS encoding trans-aconitate 2-methyltransferase, giving the protein MWDPTTYLRYGDERSRPFHDLLARVPAERPRAVVDLGCGPGTLTATLAGRWPDSRIAGLDSSAEMIARARALTRVRALAEAGALAEPISFAVGDVRAWKPEPDVDVVVCNAVLQWVPGHQELLTRWAGELPVGAWLAFQVPGNFAAPSHRALREVAGRDRWRDTLAPLLREAPVDDPVDYAALLAGAGCAVDAWETTYVHLLPAAADADHPVLAWMEGTALRPVRAALDAASWADFRAELGVRLAEAYPVRQGQVYFRFRRIFVVARTGARAEENQ; this is encoded by the coding sequence ATGTGGGACCCGACCACCTACCTGCGCTACGGCGACGAGCGCTCCCGGCCCTTCCACGACCTGCTGGCCCGGGTCCCGGCGGAGCGGCCCCGGGCGGTCGTCGACCTTGGCTGCGGCCCCGGCACGTTGACCGCCACGCTCGCCGGTCGCTGGCCCGACAGCCGGATCGCCGGCCTGGACTCCTCCGCGGAGATGATCGCACGGGCCCGCGCCCTGACCCGGGTCCGTGCCCTGGCCGAAGCCGGCGCCCTGGCCGAGCCGATCTCCTTCGCCGTCGGCGACGTCCGCGCCTGGAAACCGGAGCCGGACGTGGACGTGGTGGTCTGCAACGCGGTGCTCCAGTGGGTGCCCGGCCACCAGGAGCTGCTCACCCGCTGGGCCGGTGAGCTGCCGGTCGGCGCGTGGTTGGCGTTCCAGGTGCCGGGCAACTTCGCCGCCCCGTCGCACCGGGCGCTGCGCGAGGTCGCCGGGCGGGACCGGTGGCGGGACACGCTCGCCCCGCTGCTGCGCGAGGCGCCCGTCGACGACCCGGTCGACTACGCCGCGCTGCTGGCCGGTGCCGGCTGCGCGGTCGACGCCTGGGAGACTACCTACGTGCACCTGCTCCCGGCCGCCGCCGACGCGGACCACCCGGTGCTGGCCTGGATGGAGGGGACGGCGCTGCGCCCGGTCCGCGCCGCGCTGGACGCCGCCAGCTGGGCGGACTTCCGCGCCGAGCTGGGGGTACGGCTCGCCGAGGCGTACCCGGTGCGGCAGGGTCAGGTGTACTTCCGGTTCCGCCGGATCTTCGTGGTGGCCCGCACCGGCGCCCGCGCAGAGGAGAACCAGTGA
- a CDS encoding aldo/keto reductase translates to MDQRSFDRLGRHVGIIGLGAWQLGADWGEVSESAALDVLAAAVDAGVTFLDTADVYGDGRSEQLIGRFLRERPGHGLTVATKMGRRVPQTPEAYTLDNFRAWTDRSRANLGVDTLDLVQLHCPPSAVFADDRVFDALDTLVGEKRVAGYGVSVETCDQALTAIARPGVASVQIILNAVRHKPLEQVLPAAAAAGVGIIARVPLASGLLSGRYDEHTTFPANDHRNFNRHGESFDVGETFSGVDYDLGLAAVRRLAPLVGDDRTMAQFALRWILDQPGVTVVIPGARNAEQARRNAAAAELPPLTEVELAAVRATYDELIRPQVHDRW, encoded by the coding sequence GTGGACCAGCGCAGCTTCGACCGGCTCGGCCGGCACGTCGGCATCATCGGCCTCGGCGCCTGGCAGCTCGGCGCCGACTGGGGTGAGGTGAGCGAGAGCGCCGCTCTCGACGTCCTGGCCGCCGCCGTGGACGCCGGCGTCACCTTCCTGGACACCGCCGACGTGTACGGCGACGGTCGCAGCGAGCAGCTCATCGGCCGGTTCCTCCGGGAGCGCCCCGGGCACGGGCTGACGGTGGCCACCAAGATGGGCCGGCGGGTGCCGCAGACGCCCGAGGCGTACACCCTGGACAACTTCCGCGCCTGGACCGACCGCTCCCGGGCCAACCTCGGGGTGGACACCCTCGACCTGGTGCAGCTGCACTGCCCGCCCAGCGCGGTCTTCGCCGACGACCGGGTCTTCGACGCCCTGGACACCCTGGTCGGCGAGAAGCGGGTCGCCGGGTACGGAGTCAGTGTCGAGACCTGCGACCAGGCGCTCACCGCCATCGCCCGTCCCGGCGTGGCCAGCGTGCAGATCATCCTCAACGCGGTCCGGCACAAGCCCCTGGAGCAGGTGCTGCCCGCCGCCGCGGCGGCCGGGGTCGGCATCATCGCCCGGGTGCCCCTGGCCAGCGGCCTGCTCTCCGGCCGGTACGACGAGCACACCACCTTCCCGGCGAACGACCACCGGAACTTCAACCGGCACGGCGAGTCCTTCGACGTCGGCGAAACCTTCTCCGGCGTCGACTACGACCTCGGCCTGGCCGCCGTGCGCCGGCTCGCCCCGCTGGTCGGCGACGACCGCACCATGGCCCAGTTCGCGCTCCGCTGGATCCTCGACCAGCCCGGCGTCACCGTGGTCATCCCGGGCGCCCGCAACGCCGAGCAGGCCCGACGCAACGCCGCCGCGGCCGAACTGCCGCCGCTGACCGAAGTGGAGCTGGCCGCCGTCCGCGCCACCTACGACGAGCTGATCCGGCCGCAGGTGCACGACCGGTGGTGA
- a CDS encoding DUF1206 domain-containing protein, giving the protein MSLTGNAEATAAQAAKSRWLELLTRAGFIGYGIVHLLFAWLALQIAFGKSGEEGNQNGALRTLGAQPLGKFLLVAIAVGLFAMALWQAFEAVIGHRFLRGKEKLFERIASVVRTIVFVWLGWTAIKVFQDASANAAQQQQQLSEKLMAATGGRWLVGLAGLVLAAVGIGMVIYGLKKKFERNLKTGQMSPRTHTLTRRLGMAGYAARGAVFAVTGLLIVVAAVRYDPEKARGLDAALRTLRDQSYGPVLLTLMALGIAAFGIYCFLQSRYRRV; this is encoded by the coding sequence ATGTCACTCACCGGGAACGCCGAAGCCACCGCCGCCCAGGCCGCGAAGAGCAGGTGGCTCGAACTGTTGACCCGGGCCGGATTCATCGGCTACGGGATCGTGCACCTCCTCTTCGCCTGGCTCGCGCTCCAGATCGCCTTCGGCAAGTCGGGGGAGGAGGGCAACCAGAACGGCGCTCTGCGGACCCTGGGCGCCCAGCCGCTCGGCAAGTTCCTGCTGGTCGCGATCGCCGTGGGGCTGTTCGCCATGGCGCTCTGGCAGGCGTTCGAGGCCGTGATCGGGCACCGCTTCCTGCGCGGCAAGGAGAAGCTCTTCGAGCGGATCGCCTCCGTCGTGCGCACCATCGTCTTCGTCTGGCTGGGCTGGACCGCGATCAAGGTCTTCCAGGACGCCAGCGCCAACGCCGCACAGCAGCAGCAACAGCTCTCCGAGAAGCTGATGGCCGCCACCGGCGGCCGCTGGCTGGTCGGGCTGGCCGGTCTGGTGCTCGCCGCGGTCGGCATCGGCATGGTGATCTACGGCCTGAAGAAGAAGTTCGAGCGGAATCTCAAGACCGGGCAGATGAGCCCGAGGACGCACACCCTGACCCGCCGCCTCGGCATGGCCGGGTACGCCGCCCGGGGCGCCGTCTTCGCCGTCACCGGCCTGCTGATCGTGGTTGCGGCGGTCCGGTACGACCCGGAGAAGGCCCGGGGCCTGGACGCCGCCCTGCGCACCCTGCGCGACCAGTCGTACGGGCCGGTGCTGCTGACGCTCATGGCGCTCGGCATCGCCGCCTTCGGGATCTACTGCTTCCTCCAGTCCCGGTACCGCCGCGTCTGA